Proteins from a genomic interval of Nitrospina gracilis Nb-211:
- a CDS encoding regulatory protein GemA, which yields MPDRNTLAKIHIAKKDLGLDDTQYGDVLRANSQGKESAALLTDFEAEQVLDHFRQLGWKPRRRKQKKQGMALRFQGLAGRPGMASPAQLRKIEATWMTHPNIEQKNEVALRRFLQRRFQVSGLRFIEDHQVGKILKAIENIRSPSPQPSPARGEGDMEAQA from the coding sequence ATGCCTGACCGCAACACGCTGGCGAAAATCCACATTGCGAAAAAGGACCTGGGCCTCGATGACACGCAGTACGGGGACGTATTGCGCGCCAACTCGCAGGGCAAGGAAAGCGCCGCTCTGCTGACCGACTTCGAGGCTGAACAGGTGCTGGATCATTTCAGGCAACTTGGATGGAAGCCGCGTAGGCGCAAACAGAAAAAGCAGGGCATGGCCCTGCGGTTCCAGGGACTGGCCGGTCGGCCAGGCATGGCCAGCCCGGCCCAGCTCCGTAAGATCGAGGCGACGTGGATGACGCACCCAAACATTGAACAGAAAAACGAAGTCGCCCTGCGCCGGTTTTTGCAACGCCGGTTTCAGGTATCCGGCCTCAGGTTCATCGAGGACCACCAGGTGGGGAAAATCTTGAAGGCGATCGAAAACATTCGTTCCCCCTCACCCCAACCCTCTCCCGCGAGGGGAGAGGGAGATATGGAGGCGCAGGCATGA
- a CDS encoding phage protein Gp27 family protein — protein sequence MARRKHSKVSKLPQEVRDTVHSLLLDGKTYEQIIEHLDELVAQGVIKKDQVPSDSSLSRYTPGFLAKLERSKIAKDQAREIVRNAEGEGLILEEAAVNLVLNEIMGILIPEDPDKALNPKALASIAISLAKLQSSSSVRERAKISLKREVDKKIKAAAKEVGKLAKSKGLSKDTVDQINKQILGIKA from the coding sequence ATGGCCCGTCGAAAACACAGCAAAGTTTCCAAGTTACCGCAAGAGGTGCGGGACACGGTGCACAGCCTGCTCCTGGACGGCAAGACCTACGAGCAGATTATCGAGCATCTCGACGAGCTGGTGGCGCAGGGCGTGATTAAGAAAGACCAGGTGCCCTCCGACAGCTCCCTGTCACGCTACACGCCGGGCTTCTTGGCGAAGCTGGAGCGGTCGAAGATCGCCAAAGACCAGGCGCGCGAGATCGTGCGCAATGCGGAGGGTGAAGGTCTGATTCTGGAAGAGGCGGCGGTCAACCTGGTGCTCAACGAGATCATGGGGATCCTGATCCCGGAAGATCCCGACAAGGCGCTGAACCCGAAAGCCCTGGCATCGATCGCCATCTCCTTGGCGAAGTTGCAGTCGTCGTCGTCGGTGCGCGAGCGCGCGAAGATCTCTCTCAAACGCGAAGTCGATAAGAAGATCAAGGCCGCCGCGAAAGAAGTGGGCAAGCTGGCGAAGTCGAAGGGCCTGTCGAAAGACACCGTCGATCAGATCAACAAACAGATTCTCGGCATCAAGGCATGA
- a CDS encoding AAA family ATPase, whose product MNNNFVNTRNVAAFYKGLEILKKGVRGRHGILLLRGKPGTGKTFVTQKQAMEDGYTYLRCRFIDSPRILLQNLVAELGEEPKGYTGHLYKQALEQLLARPRTLIFDEADYIVDHKFVEIIRDLNDQANVPVIIAGMELIDKKLQRYPHFFDRIRTIVKFDLFEKSDIESLACRLCETKLDAAAMDYILEQSGGKFRVTMDLFDVAERTAKHSKMKQLSRDQLKQVWEKERQRWK is encoded by the coding sequence ATGAACAATAATTTTGTCAATACGCGAAACGTGGCGGCCTTCTACAAGGGTCTGGAAATCCTTAAAAAGGGCGTTCGGGGACGGCACGGCATCCTGCTGTTGCGCGGCAAGCCGGGCACCGGAAAAACTTTCGTCACGCAAAAGCAGGCGATGGAGGACGGCTACACCTACCTGCGTTGCCGTTTCATCGATTCGCCGAGAATACTCTTGCAGAACCTGGTTGCCGAACTGGGTGAAGAGCCGAAGGGATACACCGGTCACCTGTACAAACAGGCGCTGGAACAACTGTTGGCGCGGCCGCGCACCCTCATCTTCGATGAAGCGGACTACATCGTCGATCACAAATTTGTCGAAATCATCCGAGACCTCAACGACCAGGCCAACGTGCCGGTGATCATCGCCGGCATGGAGCTCATAGACAAGAAACTCCAGCGATACCCGCACTTTTTCGACCGCATCCGCACCATCGTCAAGTTCGATCTGTTTGAAAAATCCGACATCGAAAGCCTGGCATGTCGGCTTTGCGAAACCAAATTGGATGCGGCGGCGATGGATTACATCCTGGAACAATCCGGCGGCAAGTTCCGGGTGACGATGGATCTGTTCGACGTTGCCGAGCGCACGGCGAAGCACTCGAAGATGAAACAGTTGTCGCGCGATCAGTTGAAACAGGTTTGGGAGAAGGAGAGGCAACGATGGAAATGA
- a CDS encoding HU family DNA-binding protein: MKRDDLAKDVLHECRKYGYEMTLKDACRTVDSFCEAIMQGLAQDGRVEIRGFGTFKTSARRARRARNPKTGEAVHMPPSTGILFHPGKELRAIVNGNSQ, from the coding sequence GTGAAACGAGACGACCTTGCAAAAGATGTACTGCACGAATGCCGGAAATACGGCTACGAGATGACGCTCAAAGACGCCTGCCGGACGGTGGACTCGTTCTGCGAAGCCATCATGCAGGGCCTTGCTCAGGATGGCCGGGTGGAGATTCGCGGTTTCGGCACGTTCAAGACATCGGCGCGGCGCGCCCGGCGTGCCCGCAATCCCAAAACAGGGGAAGCCGTGCATATGCCCCCCAGCACCGGCATCCTGTTCCACCCTGGTAAAGAATTGCGTGCTATCGTTAATGGAAACAGTCAATGA
- a CDS encoding Mu transposase C-terminal domain-containing protein, with translation MKTEWSIEELADHLNVTVRGIRKRAGDQNWPVQHQKKLRGGGSKYFFRFDDLPKDVQVKLVAQEPPPASVAINASLPAPTSDGRSDGRLPDWAETIARARADLVVQFIAAREQGKRRGQSIRKTTDKFLAGYNSGVAFAEIHAALGDVSRPTLNRWRKDYEEADFNYTALAPSWGAHRNGASTLTADEQKVLFDQLAHQNRIKVGTAIQLTKYILEQRGIPSPSSPRTMRRAVERFKKQHQNVWTFYREGEKALIDKVLPYIERDDDQLAVGDVLVADGHVCNFFVTNPWTGRPCRPMLIGFYDWKSRVLVGWDLGFTENTQLIASALRRGILTLGMTPKVVLLDNGKAFKSKVFTGDLDLAQCGFAGMFARLNIKTVFAWPYNARSKPIERFFQDFGNQFERYLPSFCGSSINDKPASMMRNEKLMKEMYDNAKAKPLDVQTVLKGMGEWWKYHAWQPHPTLKGQTKGDVFEAGRGADVDPETLTYLMMDAKVKRIGRNGIRFLHADYFHDALYGFRNEVVIRYDLQDISRIHVYLKTGDHLCTAERRKAIHPMAAHLGDAQDVSELKHRISEIRSLKNQTTRLAKKSLQIQNSMDAVNELPWNRIIEISPDLPDQLERISGEHDSANAAKQIPEVSASTQQHEEIQQGPDTLEPDSPGPEENIVPLFSTEYEYYEYLADKPKNQLTQEETEWLETFYQTETGAQVLRNSGRAVNEED, from the coding sequence ATGAAAACGGAATGGAGCATTGAAGAGCTCGCCGACCACCTGAACGTCACCGTTCGTGGAATACGCAAGCGCGCCGGTGATCAAAATTGGCCCGTACAACATCAAAAGAAACTGCGCGGCGGCGGCTCCAAATATTTTTTCCGTTTCGACGATCTTCCTAAAGACGTCCAGGTCAAGCTGGTTGCCCAGGAACCTCCTCCCGCCTCGGTTGCTATCAATGCGTCCCTCCCGGCCCCCACCTCAGACGGCCGATCGGATGGACGCCTTCCCGATTGGGCGGAGACGATCGCCCGCGCCCGCGCGGACCTGGTGGTGCAGTTCATCGCCGCCCGCGAACAAGGCAAGCGCCGGGGTCAGTCCATCCGCAAGACCACGGATAAATTTCTCGCCGGTTACAACTCAGGCGTTGCCTTCGCGGAAATTCACGCGGCGCTCGGCGACGTGTCCCGCCCGACGCTCAACCGCTGGCGCAAGGATTATGAGGAAGCGGATTTCAATTACACCGCACTGGCTCCAAGCTGGGGCGCGCACCGCAACGGCGCGTCCACCCTCACCGCCGACGAACAAAAGGTTCTGTTCGACCAGCTCGCCCATCAGAACCGGATCAAGGTCGGCACCGCCATTCAGTTGACCAAATACATCCTGGAACAACGCGGCATTCCGTCCCCTTCTTCGCCGCGCACCATGCGCCGCGCCGTCGAGCGGTTCAAGAAACAGCATCAAAACGTGTGGACCTTTTACCGCGAAGGCGAAAAGGCGCTCATCGACAAGGTTCTGCCCTACATCGAACGCGATGACGACCAGCTCGCGGTGGGTGATGTGCTGGTCGCCGACGGCCATGTCTGCAATTTTTTTGTAACCAATCCCTGGACAGGCAGGCCGTGCCGCCCGATGCTCATCGGCTTCTACGACTGGAAGAGCCGCGTGCTCGTTGGATGGGATCTCGGTTTCACCGAAAACACCCAGCTCATCGCTTCCGCTCTGCGCCGAGGCATCCTGACTCTTGGTATGACGCCGAAAGTGGTCCTGCTGGACAACGGCAAGGCGTTCAAATCGAAAGTATTCACAGGCGATCTGGACCTTGCGCAATGCGGGTTCGCCGGCATGTTCGCCCGGCTCAACATCAAAACGGTTTTCGCGTGGCCGTACAACGCGCGGTCCAAACCCATCGAGCGATTCTTTCAGGATTTCGGCAACCAGTTTGAGCGCTACCTGCCCAGCTTTTGCGGTTCCAGCATCAACGACAAGCCCGCCTCGATGATGCGAAACGAAAAACTCATGAAGGAAATGTACGACAACGCAAAAGCCAAACCGCTTGACGTGCAGACCGTGTTGAAGGGTATGGGGGAATGGTGGAAATACCACGCCTGGCAACCGCACCCCACGCTGAAAGGGCAGACCAAAGGAGACGTCTTTGAGGCTGGGCGCGGCGCCGATGTGGATCCCGAAACCCTGACCTATTTGATGATGGACGCGAAGGTCAAACGCATCGGGCGCAACGGCATCCGCTTTCTGCACGCCGACTATTTCCATGATGCGTTGTACGGATTCCGCAACGAGGTGGTGATCCGGTACGACCTGCAGGATATATCCCGCATTCATGTTTATTTGAAAACCGGAGACCACCTCTGCACCGCCGAACGGCGCAAAGCAATTCACCCTATGGCGGCGCACCTGGGCGACGCGCAGGATGTCTCCGAACTCAAACACCGTATTTCGGAGATCCGCAGTCTGAAAAACCAGACGACGCGCCTCGCCAAAAAATCACTGCAAATCCAGAACTCAATGGATGCGGTCAACGAGCTTCCCTGGAACCGCATTATCGAAATTTCACCGGACCTCCCGGATCAACTGGAACGCATCTCCGGTGAACACGATAGCGCCAACGCGGCGAAACAGATCCCGGAGGTTTCCGCATCCACACAACAACACGAGGAAATCCAGCAAGGCCCGGACACTCTGGAGCCGGACTCTCCGGGGCCGGAAGAAAACATCGTCCCGCTGTTCTCCACCGAATACGAATACTACGAATACCTCGCAGACAAACCCAAAAACCAGCTCACGCAGGAAGAAACCGAATGGCTGGAGACGTTCTATCAAACCGAGACCGGGGCGCAGGTCCTGCGCAACTCTGGACGCGCCGTCAACGAGGAGGATTGA
- a CDS encoding DUF5131 family protein — MNKIEWCDRTINIGAGCDKISAGCANCYAIPIAHRFPDHPKFSGLTRKTKSGIEWTGRVNIDEGALDKIASLKKPSRIFLNSMGDLFHHGMPSLFLEKLFRVMGGHPRHTFIILTKRPNQMREWLETYVVRNRETLEVWPLPNVWLGVSVESMDHVWRIQELLKIRARVRLVSAEPLLAPLQLTPYLGADKINWVITGGESGPKARPSDPNWFREVRDDCQASKVSYFHKQNGEFLQMVDVGGWVEYTEQVQEEILRRYVRAISGPTMIRVGKKRAGRMLDGVEHNEFPEVK; from the coding sequence ATGAACAAAATCGAATGGTGCGACAGGACTATCAATATCGGCGCGGGTTGCGACAAGATTTCCGCCGGTTGCGCCAACTGTTACGCCATCCCCATCGCGCACCGTTTCCCGGATCACCCGAAGTTCTCCGGTCTCACCCGGAAAACCAAAAGCGGCATCGAGTGGACGGGCCGGGTGAACATCGATGAAGGCGCGCTGGACAAGATCGCCAGTCTCAAAAAACCGTCCCGCATTTTCCTGAACTCGATGGGAGACCTGTTCCACCACGGAATGCCTTCGCTGTTTCTTGAAAAACTCTTTCGAGTGATGGGGGGTCATCCGCGCCACACCTTCATAATCCTGACCAAGCGCCCTAATCAAATGCGGGAATGGTTGGAAACCTATGTGGTGCGCAATCGCGAAACATTAGAAGTCTGGCCTCTGCCTAATGTGTGGCTCGGTGTGTCGGTCGAAAGTATGGATCACGTCTGGCGCATTCAGGAGCTTTTGAAAATCAGAGCGCGCGTGCGGCTCGTTTCCGCAGAGCCGTTGCTGGCCCCCCTTCAACTCACCCCCTACCTGGGCGCGGACAAAATCAATTGGGTGATCACCGGCGGTGAAAGCGGTCCGAAGGCGCGGCCTTCGGACCCAAATTGGTTCCGCGAAGTACGCGACGACTGCCAGGCGTCGAAGGTGTCGTACTTTCACAAACAAAACGGGGAATTTCTGCAAATGGTGGACGTTGGTGGATGGGTTGAATACACCGAGCAAGTTCAGGAAGAGATTCTGCGCCGCTACGTGAGGGCGATCAGTGGGCCAACGATGATCCGCGTCGGCAAGAAGCGCGCGGGGAGAATGCTGGACGGTGTCGAACACAACGAATTTCCGGAGGTGAAGTGA
- a CDS encoding LexA family transcriptional regulator: protein MNFKETWRRVQEVTGFDRQTQLAEFLGIGPASVTNAKRADSFPSSWALKIGEKWGVNTDWILTGKGQKYSKEGVRESHEAFNDQDLSGFIFVPQYDVKAAAGNGIDIQSEYVVDYLAFKKAWVKKKLNVSPGKLVLINVSGDSMEPTLKDDDLILIDTGIREFKKNALYVLNLGGELQVKRIEYVPGGDLIIKSDNPAYTPFTARGEQKDLLIIVGQVVWFGRQI, encoded by the coding sequence ATGAACTTCAAAGAGACGTGGAGGCGGGTGCAGGAGGTGACTGGATTTGATCGCCAAACTCAGTTGGCTGAGTTTTTAGGGATTGGTCCTGCAAGCGTCACAAATGCAAAACGTGCCGACTCTTTCCCTTCATCTTGGGCTTTGAAAATTGGTGAAAAATGGGGAGTGAACACCGATTGGATTCTCACCGGGAAGGGGCAAAAGTATTCGAAAGAAGGTGTGCGGGAAAGCCATGAAGCGTTCAACGATCAGGATCTGAGCGGCTTTATTTTCGTTCCACAGTATGATGTTAAGGCGGCGGCCGGAAACGGCATAGACATTCAGTCGGAATATGTGGTCGATTACCTGGCTTTCAAAAAAGCCTGGGTTAAAAAAAAGCTCAACGTGTCTCCTGGCAAACTGGTGCTGATCAATGTTTCCGGGGACAGCATGGAACCGACGTTAAAAGACGACGATCTGATTTTGATCGATACCGGCATCCGTGAATTTAAAAAGAACGCGCTCTATGTGTTGAACCTGGGCGGGGAGCTCCAGGTGAAGCGGATCGAGTACGTGCCGGGTGGGGATTTGATCATAAAAAGCGACAACCCGGCGTACACGCCGTTCACCGCGCGCGGTGAGCAGAAGGATTTGTTGATCATCGTCGGCCAGGTGGTTTGGTTTGGCCGGCAGATTTGA
- a CDS encoding helix-turn-helix domain-containing protein → MLGTNEQEGFSVQHIGARLKVWRQHHGQRGYQVAKTLGISAGSYSEIERGLSAPSAKTLYAIALHTGINLHWLLTGRGEAAASVTPQPASEGTPGTKDLLQRIELLESRLAAGHHPPEEEGGL, encoded by the coding sequence ATGCTGGGAACGAATGAGCAGGAAGGTTTCAGCGTTCAGCATATCGGTGCACGGCTCAAGGTCTGGCGCCAGCACCACGGCCAGCGCGGCTACCAGGTGGCGAAGACGTTGGGCATCTCCGCCGGGTCTTATTCCGAAATCGAGCGCGGCCTTTCCGCGCCGTCGGCCAAAACCCTTTACGCCATCGCCCTGCACACCGGTATCAATCTGCATTGGTTGTTGACCGGGCGCGGCGAGGCGGCGGCGAGTGTTACTCCACAACCTGCGTCCGAAGGCACTCCCGGCACGAAAGATCTGTTGCAACGCATCGAACTGCTGGAATCGCGCCTTGCCGCCGGGCACCACCCACCAGAAGAGGAAGGAGGCCTGTGA
- a CDS encoding DUF6874 family protein: MPTQINWIQLVCNRARELKLVDDFAQECQLQEELILCDEKNRLDWERLYDFPDGSFIHDIQKIRRHLDQETGELRDCFWPRCGSRKES; encoded by the coding sequence ATGCCTACCCAAATCAACTGGATTCAATTGGTCTGCAATCGCGCCCGTGAGTTGAAGTTGGTGGATGACTTTGCGCAGGAGTGTCAGTTGCAGGAGGAGTTGATCCTCTGCGATGAGAAAAACCGGCTCGACTGGGAGCGCCTTTATGACTTCCCCGACGGATCTTTCATTCACGATATTCAAAAGATTCGGCGCCACCTGGATCAGGAAACCGGAGAGTTGAGGGATTGCTTCTGGCCCCGATGCGGATCGAGGAAAGAATCATGA
- a CDS encoding flagellar basal body L-ring protein FlgH: MNLSMQITFRGILVLAFVLPALALGGCAALTEKKPSPSEDILRHAIYEERTEPYQRLEGSLWPGETSENLLFADTKAKQLGDVVTIELEENFTSSNSATTATARDSTIDIETGSVLGLPTSLGISNFLGSTQAFNPNLNTSVSRSHDGEGTTTRAGTMTGTMAAMITEVLPNGIFRIEGRRTVTVNDEDQVMVLGGLIRRVDIGFDNTISSQNIANASITYSGKGVVSEEQSPGWFSRFLAYVWPF, translated from the coding sequence ATGAACCTGTCGATGCAAATCACATTTCGGGGGATTCTTGTCCTGGCTTTTGTTCTTCCCGCACTGGCCCTGGGCGGGTGTGCGGCGCTGACAGAAAAAAAGCCGAGCCCCTCGGAGGATATCCTCAGGCATGCCATTTATGAGGAAAGGACAGAGCCGTACCAACGTCTGGAGGGTTCGCTGTGGCCGGGAGAAACTTCGGAGAATCTGCTTTTTGCGGATACCAAGGCGAAGCAGCTAGGAGATGTTGTGACCATCGAGTTGGAGGAAAACTTCACCTCCTCAAACTCGGCCACCACCGCCACGGCACGCGATTCCACCATAGACATCGAAACGGGAAGCGTGCTGGGTTTGCCCACAAGCCTGGGCATATCCAATTTCCTTGGCAGCACACAGGCCTTCAACCCGAACCTCAACACCAGCGTCAGCCGTTCACATGATGGAGAAGGAACCACCACGCGCGCGGGAACCATGACGGGCACCATGGCTGCCATGATCACCGAAGTTCTGCCCAACGGCATTTTCCGGATTGAAGGACGGCGCACCGTGACGGTGAACGATGAAGATCAGGTGATGGTTCTGGGCGGATTGATCCGTCGCGTGGACATCGGTTTTGACAACACCATTTCATCGCAGAACATCGCCAATGCATCCATAACTTATTCAGGAAAAGGCGTGGTCTCGGAAGAGCAGAGCCCGGGGTGGTTTTCACGATTCCTGGCGTACGTCTGGCCGTTTTAA
- a CDS encoding Mor transcription activator family protein, whose product MKKEAKTKRFKYAWMAEIELEDLPAPFDELAGEIGLENTLVVWEYFDGRQEYFRKIKKALLDARNRVIQKKFTGRNHDDLAQEFDLTTRQIREIVQCDPRQTMMFDWRPR is encoded by the coding sequence ATGAAGAAAGAGGCCAAAACTAAACGGTTTAAGTATGCATGGATGGCTGAAATTGAGCTTGAAGACCTTCCCGCGCCGTTTGACGAGCTGGCGGGGGAAATCGGCCTCGAAAACACCCTCGTCGTTTGGGAATATTTTGATGGAAGACAGGAATATTTTAGGAAGATCAAAAAAGCGTTACTCGATGCCAGAAATCGGGTGATCCAAAAAAAATTCACCGGGCGGAATCATGATGATTTAGCCCAGGAGTTTGACCTCACCACCCGCCAGATCCGGGAGATCGTGCAATGCGATCCGCGCCAGACCATGATGTTTGACTGGCGTCCCCGGTAG
- a CDS encoding host-nuclease inhibitor Gam family protein, which yields MARKKVKVDMIPIYSIEEANEALRLIAESQRFIAEKTGDMNERIDAIKKETAEVIESRSQEITRRELGLQAFAETRKETMFDKARSKTLTFGVIGFRKSTQLKTLSKVTWKKVLEALKRRKDKAGIRIKEEVDKDELHKWSEPQLEKVGVYKKSEDVFYYEIDEEEIKAHAGNE from the coding sequence ATGGCAAGAAAAAAAGTGAAGGTTGACATGATCCCCATCTACTCCATCGAGGAAGCGAACGAAGCCCTGCGCCTCATCGCGGAGAGTCAGCGTTTCATTGCTGAAAAGACCGGGGACATGAACGAGCGCATTGACGCCATCAAAAAGGAAACGGCGGAGGTGATCGAGTCCAGGAGCCAGGAGATCACGCGGCGGGAGCTGGGATTGCAGGCGTTCGCGGAAACCCGAAAGGAAACCATGTTCGACAAGGCGCGATCCAAAACGCTCACCTTTGGCGTGATCGGGTTCCGTAAATCCACCCAGCTCAAAACCCTGTCAAAAGTCACCTGGAAAAAAGTCCTCGAAGCTCTGAAGCGCCGGAAGGACAAGGCGGGCATCCGCATCAAGGAAGAGGTGGATAAGGATGAACTGCACAAATGGAGCGAGCCCCAACTCGAAAAAGTGGGTGTGTATAAAAAATCCGAGGACGTTTTCTACTACGAAATCGATGAAGAGGAGATCAAGGCCCATGCTGGGAACGAATGA
- the flgA gene encoding flagellar basal body P-ring formation chaperone FlgA has translation MNNIMTNVDDVIGQEVVSNLGSGDRISNYMIRRVHVVKRGDRILLIAEKGALRITAPGLVQENGFKDAIVKVQNLQSHKTVYGTVVDAKTIRVDF, from the coding sequence ATGAATAACATCATGACAAATGTCGATGATGTGATTGGCCAGGAGGTTGTGAGCAATCTCGGATCTGGCGACAGAATATCCAATTACATGATAAGGCGCGTGCATGTCGTCAAACGCGGAGATCGAATCCTGTTGATTGCTGAAAAAGGAGCCTTGCGCATCACCGCGCCGGGACTGGTTCAGGAAAACGGATTCAAGGACGCCATCGTCAAGGTGCAAAACCTGCAAAGCCACAAAACGGTTTATGGAACCGTGGTGGATGCTAAAACCATTCGGGTGGATTTTTAA
- a CDS encoding AAA family ATPase — protein MFGFFKGDKEPKATPAQDEAAHQAAPQDNAENLIEPGPGPAPAPDDDLVFGSLKLVRAGQGVDEHYETRWLIENVWIEGGTGMLAGMPKTGKTWVLVDMAVSIASGQPFLETFKTRQGPVVIYSPEGPHAELNKRIKQVAARRGLDYKALPIYCLKASLLRLDERDCQENIERLVQTLAPAFMIFDPLAECFGGDENRAADIGPMVCWIDHLARETNTAACISHHMAKKDSGSMRGSGALLSFGDNYIFMERKGDRTSMSFLSRHSKSADPVALRLTDRNGNPGYEIDAQGQEELDLKNRILEFLEAQGVPVTQRKIRDACRGKTDRYKSILDELRSEGEIRKVKEKWEYIRDSERDNNSEQTNPGDEAESVGEGKDARD, from the coding sequence ATGTTCGGTTTTTTTAAAGGCGACAAGGAACCTAAAGCAACCCCAGCCCAGGATGAGGCCGCACATCAGGCCGCGCCTCAAGATAACGCAGAGAATTTGATCGAACCGGGACCGGGACCGGCTCCGGCGCCAGATGATGATCTCGTTTTTGGATCACTCAAGCTCGTGAGGGCTGGTCAGGGTGTTGATGAGCACTACGAAACCCGCTGGTTGATTGAGAACGTCTGGATCGAGGGCGGAACCGGCATGCTGGCGGGGATGCCCAAGACGGGGAAGACCTGGGTGCTGGTCGATATGGCGGTCTCCATAGCTTCCGGTCAACCCTTCCTGGAAACTTTCAAGACCCGGCAGGGTCCGGTGGTGATCTATTCGCCCGAAGGTCCGCACGCGGAACTCAATAAAAGGATCAAGCAGGTGGCGGCACGGCGCGGCCTGGATTACAAAGCCCTGCCCATTTATTGTCTGAAGGCCAGCCTGCTGAGACTCGATGAAAGAGATTGCCAGGAAAACATCGAGCGGCTGGTTCAAACGCTGGCCCCGGCATTTATGATCTTTGACCCTCTTGCTGAATGTTTCGGCGGCGACGAAAACCGGGCGGCGGATATCGGGCCGATGGTGTGCTGGATCGATCACCTGGCCCGCGAAACCAACACCGCCGCTTGTATTTCTCATCACATGGCTAAAAAGGATTCGGGGTCGATGCGCGGCTCCGGGGCTCTACTCAGCTTCGGCGACAACTACATATTCATGGAACGCAAGGGCGACCGCACCAGCATGAGTTTCTTGTCCCGTCACAGTAAGTCCGCCGATCCTGTGGCCCTGCGCTTGACGGACCGCAACGGCAACCCAGGCTATGAAATTGACGCTCAGGGCCAGGAGGAGCTGGACCTGAAAAACCGCATCCTCGAATTTCTTGAAGCTCAGGGCGTGCCGGTGACCCAAAGAAAAATCCGCGATGCGTGCCGGGGAAAAACGGACCGCTATAAAAGCATCCTGGATGAACTGCGTAGCGAGGGGGAAATTCGGAAGGTCAAAGAAAAGTGGGAATACATCCGCGATTCCGAGCGTGACAATAATTCGGAACAAACGAATCCCGGTGATGAGGCTGAATCCGTCGGTGAAGGCAAAGACGCCAGAGACTGA